Proteins from one Oncorhynchus tshawytscha isolate Ot180627B linkage group LG16, Otsh_v2.0, whole genome shotgun sequence genomic window:
- the LOC112234279 gene encoding cuticle collagen 2C-like has product MKLCRVVLQNQLPQLLQPLASPSRCEPCETVKGPPGQLPQLLQPLASPRRCEPCKTVKRPPGQPGLKGFIGTPGRTGSPGYPGSPGLQWPLGVKGDTGPRGRSGNTGETRVVRTTRSL; this is encoded by the exons ATGAAGCTCTGCAGGGTTGTGTTGCAGA ATCAGCTACCCCAGCTGCTGCAGCCACTAGCCTCTCCGAGCAGGTGTGAGCCATGTGAGACAGTGAAGGGACCCCCGGGACAGCTACCCCAGCTGCTGCAGCCACTAGCCTCTCCGAGGAGGTGTGAGCCATGCAAGACAGTGAAGAGACCCCCGGGACAGCCAGGGCTCAAAGGTTTCATCGGGACCCCGGGTAGAACTGGCTCACCAGGATACCCAGGGTCCCCTGGCTTGCAGTGGCCCCTGGGAGTCAAAG GTGACACTGGGCCAAGAGGAAGGTCCGGAAATACCGGGGAAACGAGGGTCGTCAGGACTACCAGGAGTTTGTGA